From Leptolyngbya sp. KIOST-1, one genomic window encodes:
- a CDS encoding NAD-dependent epimerase/dehydratase family protein, protein MKVLVIGGDGYCGWATALYLSNRGYEVGILDSLVRRHWDAQLQIETLTPIAPIQSRLQRWKDLTGKHIDLYIGDINDYSFLEETMLEFEPGAVVHFGEQRSAPFSMIDREHAVLTQANNVLGNLNLLYVLRDHFPECHLVKLGTMGEYGTPNIDIEEGYITIEHNGRKDTLPYPKQPGSFYHLSKVHDSHNIHFACKVWGLRATDLNQGVVYGVLTEETGMDELLINRLDYDGVFGTALNRFCIQAAVGHPLTVYGKGNQTRAFLDIRDTVRCVEIAIANPGDPGVFRVFNQFTEMFSVGDLAMMVKKAGNTLGLDVEINHLDNPRVEAEDHYFNAKNTNLLDLGLQPHMLSDSLLDSLLNFAIKYKDRVDHSQILPKVKWRRD, encoded by the coding sequence ATGAAAGTCCTTGTAATTGGCGGCGACGGCTATTGCGGGTGGGCCACTGCCCTGTATCTTTCCAATCGCGGCTACGAAGTTGGCATCCTCGATAGTTTGGTGCGGCGTCACTGGGACGCGCAGCTTCAAATCGAGACGCTGACCCCGATTGCTCCTATTCAGAGCCGCTTGCAGCGCTGGAAAGACCTCACCGGCAAGCACATCGACCTCTATATTGGCGACATCAACGACTACTCCTTCCTAGAGGAGACCATGCTCGAGTTTGAGCCGGGTGCGGTGGTCCACTTCGGCGAACAGCGCTCCGCCCCGTTCTCCATGATCGACCGCGAGCACGCGGTGCTCACCCAGGCCAACAACGTGCTGGGCAACCTGAATTTGCTCTACGTGCTGCGCGACCACTTCCCCGAGTGCCACCTGGTCAAGCTGGGCACCATGGGCGAGTACGGCACCCCCAACATCGACATTGAAGAGGGCTACATCACCATTGAGCACAATGGTCGCAAGGACACCCTGCCCTACCCCAAGCAGCCCGGCTCCTTCTACCACCTCAGCAAGGTCCACGACTCCCACAACATTCACTTTGCCTGTAAGGTGTGGGGCCTGCGCGCCACCGACCTCAACCAGGGCGTGGTCTACGGTGTGCTCACCGAAGAGACCGGCATGGATGAGCTGCTGATCAACCGCCTCGACTACGACGGCGTCTTTGGTACCGCCCTCAACCGCTTCTGTATTCAGGCCGCCGTGGGTCACCCCCTGACCGTCTACGGCAAGGGTAACCAGACCCGCGCCTTCCTCGACATTCGCGACACCGTGCGCTGTGTTGAAATCGCGATCGCCAACCCCGGCGACCCCGGTGTCTTCCGCGTCTTCAACCAGTTCACCGAAATGTTTAGCGTCGGCGACCTGGCCATGATGGTGAAGAAGGCGGGCAATACCCTGGGGCTAGACGTGGAAATCAACCACCTGGACAACCCCCGGGTGGAGGCCGAAGACCACTACTTCAACGCCAAGAACACCAACCTGCTGGATCTGGGCCTGCAACCCCACATGCTGTCCGACTCCCTGCTCGACAGTCTGCTCAACTTTGCCATCAAGTACAAAGACCGCGTCGACCACAGCCAGATTCTGCCCAAGGTCAAGTGGCGGCGGGACTGA
- a CDS encoding hemerythrin HHE cation-binding protein codes for MATKLADLKLFQNVLIDSEQKLMAATNDHTIRERLEGMLKSDRANLTNIEEAATKLGSAAEPRDITQKHAEAVTKMMNGSELSLYDKFFQLELLKHQQTMNGLVLHKVGQSLSDDLQDAMEPLNKVNFENRAHQEVLKGVLYFVGTREIAGKEPDMGLWASVEQGIAALKGAIGSAVS; via the coding sequence ATGGCAACTAAGCTTGCTGACCTAAAGCTGTTCCAAAATGTCTTGATCGACAGTGAGCAGAAGCTAATGGCGGCCACCAACGATCACACCATTCGTGAGCGTTTGGAAGGGATGCTAAAGAGCGATCGCGCCAACCTCACCAACATTGAAGAAGCTGCCACTAAATTAGGCTCCGCCGCAGAGCCGCGCGACATCACTCAAAAACATGCTGAAGCCGTCACTAAAATGATGAACGGTTCAGAATTGTCTCTATACGACAAGTTTTTTCAGCTTGAATTGCTGAAGCACCAGCAGACGATGAATGGTTTGGTGTTGCACAAAGTAGGCCAGTCCTTGAGCGATGACCTGCAAGACGCCATGGAGCCGCTCAACAAAGTCAACTTTGAGAATCGGGCCCACCAGGAAGTGCTCAAAGGCGTTCTCTACTTTGTAGGCACCCGCGAAATCGCCGGTAAAGAGCCTGACATGGGCCTGTGGGCCAGCGTTGAGCAGGGGATTGCCGCCCTCAAAGGGGCGATCGGCAGCGCCGTTAGCTAG
- a CDS encoding FAD-dependent oxidoreductase — protein MALLSSTLLLVAFRGATEYWRQPLTFSQRPVGQIVNRAELATGIRQIQTANGRPTLMPLPLAEEVWTCEVVVIGGTLGGVAAASHAMQTGATTCMIELTPWLGGQISSQGVSAIDESRAMRWRRNFSPSWESFKALIKRQPVYLPAWTGLPAQLPVEKTNSCWVGELCFSPRAGATAAEMLLRDSAKSAPESRWATSTAFKGAAFDASGRYVTAVYGVRRIPLDPGYVPTGRLSQELERWYAWSDDDAYNKIPIRLQSPNDRPMIVIDATDTGELVGWANLPHRLGSDSQAFTGEVNAPSQDNPDCTQAYTYPFVLATLNDKNESLKALQKIPPALSKAEHRQEFDLEGFPFFNFGSVFNYRRIVSQKPGNSNVNNTQPGEMTLINWNKGNDWHFMDPPLVFTDEDVRLSGQQQDWLGGLSIESLNYGEIHALQFAEWLIETEATNKLPLTLLSGGDSPLGTLSGLSMVPYIREGRRILGRPAYGQDSFMAVEADLREDMTGGRDFRATAVALAHYDIDIHGCRYRSWRPTYEAAGASIKEFVVRPLQIPLEALVPQGVDNVLIGGKSMAVSHIVNGVTRVHYGEWSVGGAAGATAGWLLRYGKPNDLTPAQIVVTGQMPVLQAFLIEQGLQFTW, from the coding sequence ATGGCCCTGTTGAGCAGCACGCTTTTGCTGGTGGCCTTTCGTGGGGCGACCGAATATTGGCGGCAGCCTCTGACCTTTTCCCAGCGCCCGGTGGGGCAAATTGTCAACCGAGCCGAGTTGGCCACCGGTATTCGCCAAATTCAGACCGCCAACGGTCGCCCCACCCTGATGCCGCTACCCCTGGCCGAGGAAGTCTGGACCTGCGAGGTGGTGGTGATTGGCGGCACCCTGGGCGGGGTCGCGGCGGCCTCCCACGCGATGCAAACCGGAGCCACCACCTGCATGATTGAGCTAACGCCCTGGCTGGGGGGGCAGATCAGCTCCCAGGGGGTGTCGGCCATTGACGAGTCGCGGGCCATGCGCTGGCGGCGCAACTTTTCCCCCAGCTGGGAATCCTTTAAGGCTCTGATCAAGCGCCAGCCGGTGTACCTGCCGGCCTGGACCGGGCTGCCGGCTCAGCTGCCGGTTGAAAAAACCAACAGCTGCTGGGTCGGCGAACTGTGCTTCTCCCCCCGAGCCGGGGCCACTGCTGCCGAAATGCTGCTGCGCGATTCGGCCAAGAGCGCTCCCGAAAGCCGCTGGGCCACCTCCACGGCGTTTAAGGGGGCGGCCTTTGATGCCTCGGGTCGCTATGTGACGGCGGTATATGGAGTGCGCCGGATTCCCCTCGATCCGGGCTATGTGCCCACTGGGCGGCTCTCCCAGGAGCTGGAGCGCTGGTATGCCTGGTCCGACGATGACGCCTACAACAAAATTCCGATCCGGCTTCAGTCACCGAACGATCGCCCCATGATTGTGATCGACGCCACCGATACTGGGGAGCTGGTGGGCTGGGCCAACCTGCCCCATCGGCTGGGGTCCGACAGCCAGGCGTTTACGGGCGAAGTCAACGCGCCCAGCCAGGACAACCCCGATTGCACCCAGGCCTACACCTATCCCTTTGTGCTGGCCACCCTGAACGACAAAAACGAGAGCCTGAAGGCGCTGCAAAAAATTCCCCCGGCCCTGAGCAAGGCTGAGCACCGCCAGGAGTTTGACCTGGAGGGCTTTCCGTTTTTTAACTTTGGCAGCGTGTTTAACTATCGCCGCATTGTCAGCCAGAAACCCGGCAACTCCAATGTCAATAACACCCAGCCGGGAGAAATGACCCTGATCAACTGGAATAAGGGCAACGACTGGCACTTTATGGACCCGCCCCTGGTGTTCACCGACGAGGATGTGCGCCTTTCGGGGCAGCAGCAGGACTGGTTGGGGGGCCTATCGATCGAATCGCTCAACTATGGCGAAATTCACGCCCTGCAGTTTGCCGAGTGGCTGATCGAAACCGAGGCCACCAACAAGCTGCCTCTCACCCTGTTGAGCGGCGGCGACTCCCCCCTAGGAACCCTGTCGGGCCTCAGCATGGTGCCCTACATTCGGGAGGGGCGGCGGATTTTGGGTCGCCCTGCCTACGGTCAGGACAGCTTCATGGCGGTGGAGGCCGACCTGCGCGAAGACATGACCGGAGGGCGCGACTTTCGGGCTACCGCCGTGGCCCTGGCCCACTACGATATCGATATCCACGGCTGTCGCTATCGGTCCTGGCGGCCCACCTACGAGGCGGCGGGGGCGAGTATCAAAGAGTTTGTGGTGCGGCCTCTGCAGATTCCCCTGGAGGCGCTGGTGCCCCAGGGTGTAGACAATGTGCTGATTGGCGGTAAAAGCATGGCTGTTAGCCACATTGTCAACGGGGTGACGCGAGTCCACTACGGCGAGTGGAGCGTTGGCGGCGCGGCGGGGGCGACGGCGGGGTGGCTGTTGCGCTACGGCAAGCCCAACGACCTGACCCCGGCCCAGATCGTGGTGACAGGGCAGATGCCGGTCCTCCAGGCCTTTTTAATTGAGCAGGGGCTACAGTTTACCTGGTAA
- a CDS encoding NADPH-dependent FMN reductase has translation MAFKTVVFYGSYRRDRNGIRAAKFLLNQLAQRGHNAIFADALEYDFGLLDRMYKEHEPGQVPVKMEELAEHIRSADGFVVVTGEYNHSVQPGLSNLMDHFLEEYYFRPAGIVSYSVGGFGGVRAAVHLRVMLGEMGMPTISSMFAISKITEAIDADGKAQDESLIKRLGSFLDELEWYEEALKRQRDEKGRPF, from the coding sequence ATGGCTTTCAAGACAGTTGTTTTTTACGGCTCTTATCGGCGCGATCGCAACGGCATCCGTGCGGCCAAGTTTCTACTCAATCAACTGGCCCAGCGAGGCCACAATGCTATCTTTGCTGATGCCCTGGAGTACGACTTTGGCCTGCTCGATCGCATGTACAAAGAGCACGAGCCTGGTCAGGTTCCAGTCAAAATGGAGGAACTGGCTGAGCACATTCGTAGCGCCGATGGGTTTGTGGTGGTAACGGGCGAATACAACCACTCTGTTCAGCCGGGGCTGAGCAATTTGATGGATCACTTTCTGGAAGAGTACTACTTTCGCCCGGCGGGGATTGTGTCGTACTCGGTGGGGGGATTTGGCGGGGTGCGGGCCGCTGTGCACCTGCGGGTGATGCTGGGGGAGATGGGTATGCCCACCATTTCGTCGATGTTTGCGATCTCAAAGATTACCGAGGCGATCGACGCCGATGGCAAGGCCCAGGATGAGTCATTGATCAAACGCCTGGGTTCCTTTTTAGACGAGCTGGAGTGGTACGAAGAGGCCCTCAAGCGGCAGCGCGACGAAAAGGGAAGGCCCTTTTAG
- a CDS encoding MarR family winged helix-turn-helix transcriptional regulator translates to MQNRTFPAVMSSALTTDHCAIDLMTVVPAVTRFLRAGIRCHGKPHLSLSQLRVLYFLRRRSRASLSEVADYLDVTRPTMSAMVERLVQRGLVDRSVDPAERRRSILTLTPAGEAEMKRVYDATLKTVADRLAGLSATDLQQVQAGLAILGGLFDEPNVQK, encoded by the coding sequence ATGCAAAACCGCACTTTCCCAGCCGTGATGAGCTCAGCCCTGACCACTGACCACTGTGCGATCGACCTAATGACTGTGGTACCTGCGGTAACCCGGTTTTTGCGGGCGGGCATTCGCTGTCACGGCAAGCCCCACCTGTCGCTGTCGCAGCTGCGGGTGCTGTATTTTTTGCGGCGGCGATCGCGCGCTTCGCTCTCCGAGGTGGCCGACTATTTAGATGTCACGCGACCCACCATGTCGGCCATGGTGGAGCGGCTGGTGCAGCGGGGCCTTGTCGATCGCAGCGTCGATCCCGCCGAGCGGCGGCGGAGCATTCTCACCCTGACGCCCGCCGGTGAGGCCGAGATGAAGCGAGTCTACGATGCCACCTTGAAGACCGTTGCCGATCGCCTCGCGGGGCTGTCCGCAACCGATCTGCAACAGGTGCAAGCCGGGCTGGCAATTTTGGGCGGCCTATTTGATGAACCTAACGTGCAGAAATGA
- a CDS encoding esterase-like activity of phytase family protein, with protein MVEGMCRGWRMVGRRSLVLGLLLGLVLIATGCAIPQIKAEDRLFIPLTVELLDVYNLPPQDFEGTTVGGLSALVYDRPRDLLYALSDDRGRFGPVRFYTLAIGLGGSASQPRFDTVTLQSFTPLLDADGTPYPRGSVDAEGMALSPRDTLFISSEGDVRQNAPPFIGEFDRQTGQIISTLRLPERYLPDDPDRPTRGVQNNLSFEALTVAGTAGGAGMIEPFRLFAATESALVQDYNDDPSQPLNSRFLHYLIGDDQATLIAEHRYPLELEPSGAVINGLTALLAIDQGGHFLALERAFGLRGLQVKLFQLATGGATDTSTIPSLAGDVSGIAPIRKQLVLDFANTPLAVDNLEGMTLGPRLSDGSQSLLMVSDNNFEGDRATQLLLLRLQM; from the coding sequence ATGGTGGAGGGGATGTGCCGGGGGTGGCGGATGGTGGGGCGGCGATCGCTGGTTCTGGGTCTACTGCTGGGCTTAGTGCTAATCGCAACCGGCTGCGCCATTCCCCAGATTAAAGCTGAAGATCGGCTGTTTATTCCCCTCACCGTCGAGCTGCTGGATGTCTACAACCTGCCGCCCCAGGACTTTGAGGGCACCACCGTCGGCGGCCTGTCGGCCCTGGTCTACGATCGCCCCCGCGACCTACTCTACGCCCTCTCCGACGATCGCGGTCGGTTTGGCCCGGTTCGGTTCTACACCCTGGCGATCGGCCTGGGCGGCAGCGCCAGTCAGCCCCGGTTCGACACCGTCACCCTTCAGTCCTTTACCCCCCTGCTCGATGCAGACGGCACCCCCTACCCCAGGGGCAGTGTCGATGCGGAGGGGATGGCCCTCTCGCCCCGCGACACCCTGTTCATCAGCAGCGAAGGCGATGTGCGGCAAAATGCGCCGCCCTTTATCGGTGAGTTTGACCGTCAGACGGGGCAGATTATCAGCACCCTGCGGCTCCCAGAGCGCTACCTGCCCGATGACCCCGATCGCCCCACCCGCGGCGTGCAAAACAACCTCAGCTTTGAGGCGCTGACGGTGGCGGGCACCGCCGGCGGCGCGGGTATGATCGAACCGTTTCGGCTGTTTGCCGCCACCGAGTCGGCCCTGGTGCAGGACTACAACGACGACCCCAGCCAGCCCCTCAACAGCCGCTTCTTGCACTACCTGATCGGCGACGACCAGGCCACGCTGATTGCCGAGCATCGCTACCCGCTTGAGCTTGAGCCGTCGGGCGCGGTGATCAACGGCCTGACTGCCCTGCTGGCGATCGATCAGGGGGGCCACTTTCTGGCCCTGGAGCGCGCCTTTGGGCTGCGGGGCCTACAGGTAAAGCTGTTTCAGCTGGCCACGGGCGGGGCCACCGACACCTCCACCATCCCCAGCCTGGCCGGGGATGTGTCGGGCATTGCCCCGATTCGCAAGCAGCTGGTGCTGGACTTTGCCAACACCCCCCTGGCGGTGGACAACCTGGAGGGCATGACCCTAGGACCGCGCTTGAGCGACGGCAGCCAGAGCCTGCTGATGGTGAGCGACAACAACTTTGAGGGCGATCGCGCCACCCAGCTGCTACTGCTGCGCTTGCAGATGTAG
- a CDS encoding HNH endonuclease codes for MYQPAHFQPQIRKSHRDRCCYCKTSEALSGIRMAFDHIHPRSKGGETCFENVCLACRSCNEFKANSTTGQDLLTQQIEPLFNPRLQDWHQHFAWSDDGTRVEGVTARAPVLALQMNNAAILAARKRWVSVG; via the coding sequence ATGTATCAGCCAGCACACTTTCAACCACAGATCCGGAAGAGCCATCGCGATCGTTGCTGCTACTGCAAAACCAGCGAGGCACTGAGCGGCATTCGTATGGCCTTTGATCACATCCACCCTCGTTCCAAAGGTGGCGAAACCTGCTTTGAAAATGTTTGCTTAGCCTGCCGATCCTGTAACGAGTTCAAGGCCAATTCGACAACAGGCCAAGACTTACTGACCCAACAAATTGAGCCACTTTTCAATCCAAGACTTCAAGACTGGCATCAGCATTTTGCCTGGAGCGACGATGGCACCCGAGTTGAAGGTGTTACCGCACGGGCTCCAGTCTTGGCGTTGCAGATGAACAACGCAGCCATCCTGGCGGCAAGGAAACGTTGGGTCTCAGTGGGCTAG
- a CDS encoding peptidase translates to MTTLALTAVPTMAQNAVYTPIPLPASREVNDRLSDRDIPTGVGGFARDYTVYFEAGDQVAIDVTSDDFDTLVILMNKDGVIIGENDDGPDGTTNSLLFARIKESGTYTVRVQAYAGQGTGNFFLKVARLREVQ, encoded by the coding sequence TTGACAACTCTGGCTTTGACGGCCGTGCCGACTATGGCCCAAAACGCTGTATACACACCGATTCCCCTGCCAGCCTCGCGGGAAGTCAACGACAGGTTGAGCGATCGCGATATTCCCACCGGGGTCGGAGGCTTTGCCCGCGACTACACCGTTTATTTTGAGGCCGGTGACCAGGTGGCGATCGATGTCACCTCCGACGACTTCGACACCCTGGTGATCCTGATGAACAAAGACGGCGTCATCATCGGCGAAAACGACGATGGTCCCGACGGCACCACGAACTCCCTGCTCTTCGCTCGCATCAAAGAGTCCGGTACCTACACAGTGCGGGTGCAGGCCTACGCAGGCCAGGGCACAGGCAACTTCTTTCTCAAAGTGGCCCGCCTGCGGGAGGTCCAGTAG
- a CDS encoding ABC transporter ATP-binding protein has protein sequence MIEIYELTKRFGPRPAVEGFSLTVEPGEVFGLLGPNGAGKSTLIKMLTTLLPASSGRAAIAGCDIGRQPAGVQRRIGYVPQALSVDGTLTGYENLLILAKLYGVPRRQRLERIHAALAYVGLDSVADRLVNTYSGGMIRRLEMAQATLHRPPVLFLDEPTVGLDPVARKAMWDLILQLRRDYGTTVFLTTHFMEEADVLCDRIAMLYQGQQVAIGTPAALKATVPQAEGTPGATMDDVFIHYTQNSLTPETEGRYRDTSTTRRTAKRLG, from the coding sequence ATGATCGAAATCTACGAACTCACCAAACGCTTCGGCCCCAGGCCAGCGGTAGAGGGTTTCTCCCTCACCGTGGAACCGGGCGAGGTCTTTGGCCTGCTGGGACCAAACGGCGCGGGCAAAAGCACTTTAATTAAAATGCTCACCACCCTGCTGCCCGCCAGCAGTGGCCGAGCCGCGATCGCCGGATGCGACATTGGCCGCCAGCCCGCTGGAGTGCAGCGCCGCATCGGCTATGTGCCCCAGGCCCTCTCGGTGGATGGCACCCTGACCGGCTACGAAAACCTGCTGATTTTGGCCAAGCTCTACGGGGTGCCCCGCAGGCAGCGGCTGGAGCGCATCCACGCCGCTCTGGCCTACGTGGGCCTGGACTCGGTGGCCGATCGCCTGGTGAACACCTACTCTGGCGGCATGATTCGGCGGCTGGAGATGGCCCAGGCCACCCTGCACCGGCCCCCGGTGCTGTTCCTGGATGAGCCCACGGTGGGGCTGGACCCGGTAGCCCGCAAAGCCATGTGGGACTTGATTTTGCAGCTGCGGCGCGACTACGGCACCACGGTGTTTCTCACCACTCACTTTATGGAAGAGGCGGATGTGCTGTGCGATCGCATCGCCATGCTCTACCAGGGGCAGCAGGTAGCGATCGGCACCCCCGCCGCCCTCAAGGCCACCGTGCCCCAGGCCGAGGGCACCCCTGGGGCCACCATGGATGACGTATTCATCCACTACACCCAAAATTCGCTCACCCCTGAAACCGAAGGACGCTACCGTGACACGTCAACCACCCGCCGTACCGCTAAACGACTGGGCTAA
- the xerC gene encoding tyrosine recombinase XerC, whose product MKIKAPKGLSEDEDVNPFSKEERDRIIAGFEGDRYYSHYTSYVRFLFATGARPSEVIALQWKHITSSVIKFRQSVVVSEDGLTLKEGLKTQRKRDFPITPEVKAILDAIKLEKSDSNAFLFPSPKGKFIDQHNFSTRAWQAVLKACDIPYRKSYQCRHTFISLCVEAHINSTAIGRWTGTSAKMIDKHYGATNFTNLRPPDLT is encoded by the coding sequence ATGAAAATCAAAGCTCCTAAGGGGTTGTCTGAGGATGAGGACGTAAACCCCTTTAGCAAGGAGGAGCGAGACAGGATTATTGCTGGGTTTGAGGGCGATCGCTACTACAGCCACTACACCTCCTACGTGCGCTTCCTCTTTGCCACCGGGGCGCGCCCTTCGGAAGTCATTGCCCTTCAGTGGAAGCACATTACTTCATCGGTCATCAAGTTCAGGCAGTCGGTAGTAGTCTCCGAAGATGGCTTGACTCTGAAGGAGGGGCTAAAGACTCAGCGGAAGCGCGATTTTCCTATCACGCCAGAGGTCAAGGCCATTCTCGATGCTATCAAGCTGGAGAAGAGCGATAGCAATGCCTTTTTATTCCCTAGTCCAAAGGGGAAGTTCATTGACCAGCACAACTTTTCTACCCGTGCCTGGCAAGCCGTCCTCAAAGCCTGTGACATTCCCTACCGCAAGAGCTACCAGTGCCGTCACACTTTCATCAGCCTGTGTGTAGAAGCTCATATCAATAGCACCGCCATCGGTCGCTGGACAGGCACCAGCGCTAAGATGATCGACAAACACTACGGGGCTACCAATTTCACAAATTTGAGGCCTCCTGACCTCACCTGA
- a CDS encoding FAD-dependent oxidoreductase, translating to MLFLLLFIPFLFAHFRSPVSADRPADLRSELAVDVAIVGGGIVGLTLAATLAPSGLQVAVIEAQTAAGAASRQRAYAFSLTSADIFKGLGLWPQIGPHICHFDKVQLSDGDYGRVVQFLPTDLGTDAVYYGAEHGVLMAALQGAIAAAPNIHYLCSASLGATFSLPTIFMIP from the coding sequence ATGCTTTTTCTTTTGTTGTTCATTCCATTTTTGTTCGCTCACTTTCGCTCTCCGGTCTCCGCCGATCGCCCGGCGGATCTACGCTCTGAACTGGCGGTCGATGTGGCCATTGTCGGCGGCGGCATTGTGGGGCTGACTCTGGCGGCAACGCTGGCCCCCAGCGGCCTGCAGGTGGCGGTGATCGAAGCCCAAACGGCGGCGGGGGCCGCTTCCCGGCAGCGGGCCTACGCCTTTTCACTGACCTCAGCCGATATTTTTAAGGGCCTGGGGCTGTGGCCCCAGATCGGGCCGCACATTTGCCACTTTGACAAAGTGCAGCTCTCCGACGGGGACTACGGTCGGGTGGTGCAGTTTTTACCCACCGACCTGGGCACCGATGCCGTGTATTACGGGGCCGAGCACGGGGTGCTAATGGCCGCGCTGCAAGGGGCGATCGCCGCTGCTCCCAACATTCACTACCTCTGCTCGGCCAGCCTGGGCGCAACCTTCTCATTGCCCACAATTTTCATGATTCCGTAG
- a CDS encoding ABC transporter permease: MTRQPPAVPLNDWANRGPVTAPIADFIAKALVAAELEIRKLRHDPIQLFTRAVQPVLWLTIFGQVFTQVRGIPTGGLSYIDFMTPGILAQSVLFMSIFTGLLVIWEKDLGILHKLMVSPAPKAALVLGKAIGAGVRCLSQLLIVYIVAALLGVGLNWNPLAVLGVALVVMLGAALFSTFSLIVACWAQTHERVMGVGQLMMMPLFFASNAIYPIEIMPGWLQLVSRLNPLTYMVDALRQLMLVEPAGHYSLGLSLAVLVGIAAVLIAFCGRLYPRLVR, translated from the coding sequence GTGACACGTCAACCACCCGCCGTACCGCTAAACGACTGGGCTAACCGAGGCCCAGTTACCGCCCCGATCGCAGACTTTATCGCTAAGGCCCTGGTGGCCGCCGAGCTGGAAATCCGCAAGCTGCGCCACGACCCCATCCAGCTGTTCACCCGCGCAGTGCAGCCGGTGCTGTGGCTGACCATCTTTGGCCAGGTGTTTACCCAGGTGCGGGGCATCCCCACCGGCGGCCTCAGCTACATCGACTTTATGACGCCGGGCATTCTGGCCCAGAGCGTGCTGTTTATGTCTATCTTTACCGGGCTGCTGGTGATCTGGGAAAAAGACCTCGGTATTTTGCACAAGCTGATGGTCAGCCCCGCCCCGAAGGCGGCCCTGGTGCTGGGCAAGGCGATCGGGGCCGGGGTGCGCTGCCTGTCGCAGCTGCTGATTGTCTATATTGTGGCGGCCCTGCTGGGGGTGGGGCTGAACTGGAACCCGCTGGCGGTGCTGGGGGTGGCCCTGGTGGTGATGCTGGGGGCGGCCCTGTTTTCCACCTTCTCGCTGATTGTGGCCTGCTGGGCCCAGACCCACGAGCGAGTGATGGGGGTGGGCCAGCTGATGATGATGCCGCTGTTTTTTGCCAGCAATGCCATCTACCCGATTGAGATCATGCCGGGGTGGCTACAGCTGGTGTCGCGGCTCAACCCGCTGACCTATATGGTCGATGCCCTGCGCCAGCTGATGCTGGTGGAACCGGCGGGCCACTACAGCCTGGGGCTGAGCCTGGCGGTTCTGGTAGGCATTGCGGCGGTGCTGATCGCCTTTTGCGGCCGCCTGTACCCGCGCCTGGTGCGGTAG
- a CDS encoding GDSL-type esterase/lipase family protein, giving the protein MKRWVRLTVLAMASAAMVLGYASVAIPSAAEMVRPRTGGQLYVQRLATLQAGQLYSQIPPSTFAEQWQTASQQPTHEQWQSLLAHEATIMAARQGRSPLTVLVGDSLYLWLPQDQLAGDRLWLNQSISGETTTHVVRRLTYFATVQPSNVYVMAGVNDLKNGTDPSITVSNLELIAQRLKVQHPQARIVVLSVLPTRWPTIPPAKVAQVNGQLAIALPRRGVEFVDLQPAFRDSQGLLRTDLTTDGLHLNPQGYSLLASYLR; this is encoded by the coding sequence ATGAAACGCTGGGTACGGTTGACGGTTTTGGCTATGGCAAGCGCTGCTATGGTATTGGGGTATGCTTCTGTCGCCATCCCCTCAGCGGCGGAGATGGTGCGCCCCCGCACGGGCGGCCAGCTTTACGTACAGCGGTTGGCGACTCTGCAAGCCGGACAACTGTACAGTCAGATCCCCCCCAGCACCTTTGCCGAGCAGTGGCAGACCGCCTCCCAGCAGCCCACCCATGAGCAGTGGCAAAGTCTGCTGGCCCACGAGGCGACTATCATGGCGGCCCGCCAGGGCCGTAGCCCACTGACGGTTTTGGTGGGCGATTCGCTCTACCTCTGGCTGCCGCAGGATCAGCTGGCGGGCGATCGCCTCTGGCTCAACCAGAGCATCTCAGGGGAAACGACAACCCACGTGGTGCGTCGTCTCACCTACTTTGCGACGGTTCAGCCCAGCAACGTTTACGTCATGGCCGGAGTCAACGATCTCAAAAATGGCACAGACCCTAGCATCACGGTTTCAAACCTTGAATTAATCGCCCAGCGACTGAAGGTACAGCATCCCCAGGCCCGCATTGTGGTGCTGTCAGTGTTGCCCACGCGATGGCCCACGATACCGCCGGCCAAAGTAGCGCAGGTGAATGGGCAGCTGGCGATCGCCCTCCCCCGCCGCGGCGTCGAGTTTGTCGATCTCCAGCCTGCCTTTAGGGACAGCCAGGGGCTGCTGCGCACCGACCTCACCACCGACGGCCTGCACCTCAACCCCCAGGGCTACAGCCTGCTGGCCAGCTACCTGCGCTGA